The following is a genomic window from Opitutus sp. GAS368.
GGGTGGAGCGGCTTGACCTCAAGACGCTCAAGCAAGCGCACTGGGGTCAGCGAACTCCAACTATGAAAAAAGCCGCGACTTGCGTCGCGGCTTTGAAGGTGGGCGAAGGGGGGTTGAGGGCAACCGCCCCTACCGGGTTACGACTGCACCGGGGCGGCCTCGGCGGGGGCGGGGGCGCCGCCGGCCTGCTTCTGGGCCTCGAGCTCGGCCATCGCGGCCTTGCGGCTGAGACGGACCTTGCCGGAGCGCTCGTCGATGCCGACGCACTTGACTGTGATGGAGTCGCCGACCTTGACGACGTCCTCGGTGCGGCGCACGCGGAAGTCGGCCAGCTCGGAGATGTGCACCAGGCCTTCCTTGCCCGGCATGCACTCCACGAACGCGCCGAACTCCTTGGTGCCGGTGACGCGGCCGGTGTAGATCTTGCCGATCTCGATCTGGGAACCGCCGCCGCAAAGGGCGTCGATCTCCTGCACGGCGCGGTTCATGGCGTCGGCATTGTTCGAGTAGATGAAGACCTTGCCCGAGTCGTCGTCGGCGATGTCGATCTGCGCGCCGGTCGTCTCGGTGATGCGGCGGATCGTCTTGCCGCCGGGCCCGATGAGCAGGCCGATCTTCTCGGGATCGATCTGGATCGTCTGGATGCGCGGGGCGTATTGGCTGAGGTCCTTGCGGGGCGCCGGAAGGGAGGCGAGCATGACCTTGAGGATCTCGATGCGGGCCTCGCGGCATTGCATGATGGCGGTCTTGGCGATCTCGAAGGGCAGGCCGTTGATCTTGAGGTCCAGCTGGAAACCGGTGATGCCCTTGGTGGTGCCGGCGACCTTGAAGTCCATGTCGCCGAAGTGATCTTCCTCCCCGAGGATGTCGGTGATGGTCGTCCACTTCGTGATGGAGCCGTCGGCGGCCATCTCGGTCATGAGACCGCAGGAGATGCCGGCGACGGGGGCGATGATCGGCACGCCGGCGTCCATGAGGGCGAGGCAGCCGCCGCAGATCGAGGCCATCGAGGTCGAGCCGTTGGAGGCCATGATCTCGGAGACGACGCGGATGGAGTAGGGGAAGGCGTCCTCGGGCGGGAGCACCGGCACGAGCGAGCGCTCGGCGAGGGCGCCGTGGCCGATTTCGCGGCGGCCGGGGCCGATGAAGCGGCCGGCCTCGCCGACGGAGAACGGCGGGAAGTTGTAGTGCAGGATGAACGACTTGGAGGTCGCGCCGCCGGTGAGGCCGTCCATGTCCTGGGCTTCCTTCGTCGGCCCGAGGGTGACGAGGGCGATGTTCTGGGTGTCGCCGCGCTGGAACATGGCGGAACCATGGACGCGGGGCAGCACGCCGACCTGGGCGCTGAGCGGACGGAGCGACTTGGCGTCGCGGTGATCGGAGCGGACGCCCTTGGCGAGCACGGTGGCGCGGTAGGCCTTGTATTGCAGGTCCTCGAACACGACGTTCAGGTCGACGTCGGTGAACTTGCCTTCGCCGAGTTCCTTGGTGAGGGCGGCCTTGGCCTCCTCCTTGAGGAGCTTCACGTTGGCGGAGCGGACGTTCTTCTCGAAGCCGAAGATGGCGGCGGAAACGCGCTCGGCGGGGACGACACGCTCGATGATGGCGCGGGCCTCGGGGGTGGCGCCGACGAGCTTGAAGGTCTGCTTCGGCTTGCCGGCGAGCTTCTGGAGTTCCTTGATCGCGGCGATGATGGGCTGGATGGCCTGATGGCCGAACGCGAGCGCCTCGATGAACTTCTCCTCGGCGATCTGGTCGGCGGAACCCTCGATCATCAGCATGTCCTTCTCGTTGCCGACATAGATGAGGTCGAGCGACGAGCTGAACATCTGCTCGATGGTCGGGTTGGCGACGAACTGGTCGTCGATCAGGGCGACGCGCACGCAGCCGATCGGCCCGTTCCACGGGATGTCGGAGATGGCGAGGGCGGCGCTGGCGCCGTTGACCATGGCGATGTCGGAGTCGTGGATGAGGTCGGCCGACATGAGCTGGCCGATGATCTGCACCTCATTGAGGAAGCCCTCGGGGAAGAGCGGGCGGCAGGGGCGGTCGCAGAGGCGGGAGATCAGGATCTCGCGCTCGGAGGGCCGGCCCTCGCGCTTGAAGTAGCCGCCGGGGAAGCGGCCGGCCGCGGCATACTTGTCGCGGTAGTCGCAGGTGAGCGGGAAGAAGTCCTGGCCGGGGCGCATGGTCTGGGCGACGCAGGCGGTGACGAAGACGTTGGTCTCGCCGACGTTGACGTT
Proteins encoded in this region:
- the pnp gene encoding polyribonucleotide nucleotidyltransferase; the encoded protein is MNQKHNVTVPGLNLTFSTGSIAQLAGGAVNVNVGETNVFVTACVAQTMRPGQDFFPLTCDYRDKYAAAGRFPGGYFKREGRPSEREILISRLCDRPCRPLFPEGFLNEVQIIGQLMSADLIHDSDIAMVNGASAALAISDIPWNGPIGCVRVALIDDQFVANPTIEQMFSSSLDLIYVGNEKDMLMIEGSADQIAEEKFIEALAFGHQAIQPIIAAIKELQKLAGKPKQTFKLVGATPEARAIIERVVPAERVSAAIFGFEKNVRSANVKLLKEEAKAALTKELGEGKFTDVDLNVVFEDLQYKAYRATVLAKGVRSDHRDAKSLRPLSAQVGVLPRVHGSAMFQRGDTQNIALVTLGPTKEAQDMDGLTGGATSKSFILHYNFPPFSVGEAGRFIGPGRREIGHGALAERSLVPVLPPEDAFPYSIRVVSEIMASNGSTSMASICGGCLALMDAGVPIIAPVAGISCGLMTEMAADGSITKWTTITDILGEEDHFGDMDFKVAGTTKGITGFQLDLKINGLPFEIAKTAIMQCREARIEILKVMLASLPAPRKDLSQYAPRIQTIQIDPEKIGLLIGPGGKTIRRITETTGAQIDIADDDSGKVFIYSNNADAMNRAVQEIDALCGGGSQIEIGKIYTGRVTGTKEFGAFVECMPGKEGLVHISELADFRVRRTEDVVKVGDSITVKCVGIDERSGKVRLSRKAAMAELEAQKQAGGAPAPAEAAPVQS